TTTTGTGCTGATTCAATACTCCACACAACCTGACTATACCTAATTTAATTCCAAACCTTGTGCAGACTTTGTGCAGGTTTGCCAAGTCTTGACTTTTTCTGCTGGTGCAAAATCCTTTGTTCACTTTTAAAGTTTTGCCTTATCAGCaattcctatttatttatttatttattaactttgGCTGCTCTTCCTCAAGTGAACCTAGTGTTTGTGGTGGGTTTCTGTTTAATCCAGTGCATTTTTTTTGCCTGTTTACACCATAACCTACACAACAATAGTGTGCCCAACAGATAACACGTTATTACAATCAAGCCCCTGCGTACCCCTGTGCTCCAGCCTCGCTGTGCTGAGCATTGAAGTGCTGCACTAGAGGGCACGTGGGTACCTACCTCCTTTGGATAGGGTGCCGAGACATCAGGTGCAGAAATGGACAGGTGTACAACATTAAAAGCGCGTTAATAGCCATTAGTTACATGACTCTAGCTGTAGCTAAGAATTCTGTATGTGGTTGCAGTGACAGCGGAGGTGTACTGAATGAATCGCACGGGTGACGTAGAAACAACCTGACAGCCTGGAGTTCAATCAAGAGGCTTTAAGCTGTCTGTCAAGCCAGTAATCATTTCACACACAACTGGCTGGAGCCTACACAGGCTCTGGGAGCGGAGGGTGTCATTTAAACCCACTGCCTGGTGCACATTTCAACTGTGTTTAATTGAGTTCAGGGTCCTTGTTTCGAGAGCAAACAAATTTCTGAGCTATATAAATCGATCCTTGCCTGGAGGATTTGTAAGAAGTCTGTTGGAAATCCTAATTCTTGGCTTTATTTGACTGGATTGAGCATAACCAGGCTTGGGTTAATGTCCTTTTTATTGGTTTTTGattaattatctttaaaatgtaaGGGAGATCTTAAGAGAGGCATTTACTCAACAGCAGAAGGCGGTGATAGTCAGTGGCGTGGGCAGCAGGAGATCAAGTAAAATGAGGCCTGGTTGTAGAACTAGAACAGGGCTTCTCTGATCAATCTACCTAATGGTGACACTAAAAAGGCACATCTTTTTTGAAGCTTCTGGGGGAAGCAGattctttttttcaaatgtttcttCTTGCATGCCTCCCTGCTGTGTAAGATACTGGTGCAGATCTTGTAAGCACCTTGTTAACTGTAAGGAGCGGTGCTGGTGGTGTGGTGGTTGTTGTGAAGTTTTTTAATCTTGTCAGGAACTGTTACGTTTCCAACGGTTACAGAAATTTGACTGTACGACGTCTGTTTTTAACATTGACCCTTatgtgacagacacacacatactcccccaccccccaccgtCCCTTGGTGAATTTCTGCCTTCAGTAACAGCTGATATAAGTGCACTTGGGAAAGAGGAGGTAAATCCCTTTCTTCATATGCCTATGCGATGAGTGTAAGCCAGGACAAGAGTTGTGGGAATCCCACCCCCAGCAGGCACACGTGCCAGACACCAGATAGGCACCGCTCAGTAACGGCAGTTCAGTGACAGAGCTTGACGTGGAGAAACCTACTGTCCCAGTCATTCCTGTCACAATGGCAGGAACAGAAACCAACATTTGAATATGCAAAccacatatttttatatatttgttcctCCTCCTGTCAATAAAATCCCTGAGAAACAAACTAAAGCCTAATTTTTAACATCAACATGTAATTGTCTGATTCTGCCCGTTTgattcacattttatttctggCTTCTGGTGGGAGCTTTGCACTTTAGCTCTGGACAGCACATTTATTTGGAGGGAACAGGGAATAAAGGCTGTACTCGGCACTGCTGGGCCATTTGGCTGGAGTCGACAGGCTGGCGCGGCTGCATTCAATCTGTTGCTCGTTATGGAGTTTGCCTATTAAGCTAATGTGTTGTATTCAGAAAGAAGAGTGTCATTCAGCACTTGATTTGTGTGTGCTGTCTTTGTTCAGAGGGGGTAATGAACATTTGCATGCTGTTCCAAAACACATCAggggaaaacttttttttaacccatTCACTTTTCTCTTCAACCTCCAGAATCTgtctataaaaaaatatcatggaaggtctgtttaaaaaaaaaaaaaaaaaaaacctatctGATGTTACAGGGAGCTCGGGAGGCATTTGTGAGAAGAGCAAGCTGTATTCTGATGGGAAGAAGAAGTCGCTGAACACAGGAATCATCACTGTGCAGAACTACGCCTCCCATGTGCCTCCCAAGGTGTCGCACATCACCTTCGCTCATGAAGTTGGACACAATTTCGGCTCTCCGGTGAGTACCAAGGAGTCATCCTGGCCGTCCATCTGAGCAGGACTGAGGACTGTGTGTAGGGGGGTTGTTCTGCGTGTTTGTATTTGTGAATTAGCGAGTGTAAGAGTGTGTAGGAGTGAGCATTGTAAGGAATCCACAGAATGACAAAGAATcgataacatttttatttggtaGTAAAGAAATCTAGAAAAACTGTTGACAAAGATACAGAGGAGCCCCGGCCTCAGTTAAGGGTCTGAGCCCCGAGAGAAATGGTTACAGTCATTTATAGGACAGAACAAAGATAATAACCATACTTGAGATAACATTGAAATAATCAattcatattaattaattacagacTGATGCACAGATCTAACTTGTTatatttgtttctgaataaTCAACAACTTAGATAAGGAGTGAATATGATGCCCCTCTGTCAGGCCCAGTTGGTAAACTTCCCCCTCACTACTTCTGTAACCTTGTGGATGACTATTAGAAACAATGGGAAGGTTTGTTATCAGTTTACCCATGTTTACCTCATTCCCTGAAATGTCAAGGCGCGGAACATTAAATGTTTTGGGAACAGAGAGTCTCTGTTTGCTACACACTGCTCAAGACTGAAAACAGACAAGTACACAAAGCCCCCTTCAAGCTAATAAGTTCAGTATAGGTGTTGATAAATACTCCGATTTCTCACAGCACATGTGTgaatgtgagcgtgtgtgtatgtgtttatatgtatgcatgcatgcttaTCACAAATGGAAGCTGTCCTTGACTACTACCGCATCTCTTATCAGACACAGCTGCCAAACAGCAAGAAGATccaattagaattagaattaaGAAGCCTCAGACTAGAATGCGGAGAGCCCTGCATCTCCCACTGCTTCCATTGCTGCaaacaaatgttaaaatagCTCACGCAGCAGACAGAGGTGCAGAATTATGAGGTACTTTGGTGGGTGGGTTGCTTACTATTAAGCCTGGGTATCAGTTCTGAAATTTCTTGAATGCCTCACAGAATTGCAAGTCCAAGGTTTCTATACTGCAGCACTGCCTCTGTCATTTGTGGCGATTTAAGTATTTAACCTTTCTGGATCATCTCGTGCACAGCACGGTAGAGCACTCCTGCTGTTGGCAGCTCCAGCAGAGCAGCAGGGTTTCCGGTGTTCAGCAGAATGACTGAACTGTCCCAGAAAGGTCATTCTTGTAGCAGTCAGTGTTCTGTTCAGCCCAGGGCCAAATGGGTTGAATAAAGACGCTAGACGCCCTTAGCCTAGTCAGAACTCGGTCCCATGCATTTCACCAGATCATCCGATTATAGCTTTTGCCTTTGCGGTTTCATCATTTCGTTGCCTCCTACTGTATGTTAGTCATGTATGTTAATCCTTGACTATCTCCCcgcccccccttttttttgtcttcaatcCCTCCCTTCCCTCAGCACGACTCTGGTACAGAGTGCACCCCTGGGGAGTCcaagagcccagacttgaaggAGAAAGGAAACTACATAATGTACGCCAGGGCTACATCTGGAGACAAGCTCAACAATAACAAGTTCTCTATCTGCAGCATCCGTAACATCAGCCAGGTGCTGGAGAAGAAGCGAGGATACTGCTTTGTCGGTAGGTTTTCCGCTTCAGAAGGAACCGTTaggggaagggaagggaagtTGAGGGTTAGCAACCACCCCCCTTTTAAGTCTAAAATCTCCTCTACTCTACCCTAAGTGAATAATGTGCTCTACCCCCCTGCAGCAATATAGTAAATGCAGGTCATGTGGGTCTGGGTGTCCCCTCAGTAGCTCTGGGACTCTTGTGTTTGTATTATGATTAATTTCCTCCCAAGACCTTTTAAATATTAGTTATGGGGCATCTGTGAGGACCACTGTGCCTGTATGAATTTTCAGAGTCGGGACAGCCCATCTGCGGGAATGGTTTGGTGGAGAACGGTGAAGAATGCGACTGCGGCTACAGCGACCAGTGCAAGGACCAGTGCTGCTACGATGCCAACCAAGCAGAGAACGTAAAGTGCAAGCTAAGGCCAGGAAAAAAGTGCAGGCAAGTTGCAGTGTCTACCTGGAGCACAAGCCACAATCTGGAGATTCTGTGCGATGGCCCGCCTACATCCTGGTCTGCAGTACTAGCCCTAGTGTCTACTGACTGCCTGGGTTAAACTgtgtgcaaaaaaaaacattacttggttcttgtgtatacatatataaataaataaataaagaaataagcaGATGTTCATGCTGTGATACTTTGAAAACTGGCAAAGATCCACACCAGCATGAAAGAACTATTCCATAGTGAGTCTAAGAAAAATTGCTTTTCACTACCCTGGGTCAGGTTCATGGAAGTATTTCTATGTAAAGTTAAGGACCCttattttgttaaaatgaacatgAAACTGACTGATAAAATACCCAAAGATTGCATTTAAAACACCTAGTAGCAatcttctatttatttatttttttccatgtaaaaaaaataatagttcCAGATGAACTTCTCGTGGATGCTTGGTGTTTTGGAGAGTATTTTGGTGCCATTGAGAGAATGCTGATGCCTGGGACCTGGGTCTAATGTCACATGTCTTTCTCCTCAGCCCCAGTCAGGGTCCCTGCTGCACTGCCCAGTGCTCCTTCAAGTCCTCCAGTGACAAGTGTCGGGAGGAGTCCGAATGTGCCGAGCAGGGCAACTGCAGCGGGAAGACGGCCCAGTGCCCCACCTCCGAGCCCAAGGCCAACTTCACTGCCTGCCATGGGGAGACACAAGTCTGCCTCAATGGGGTAAGCCCCTCCTCTAAGTGTTATTagctgtagattttttttttttaattgtgaaagTACATTTTGATATACATTTTACGAAGTTGTGAAATGCTCCAATGTAAAGAGCATCTGTTGCTCggtgtgattttgttttgtttgtttatctttctTTCTCGGAGATGCCTGCTTAATTGCTTGTTTTTTGCATAATCAAGAAGCTTGTAACAAAACAGCCAGCTGagcatccctccctccctttttattttcttttaagaaatgaaaataataaaaattaacaaGTGCAACATCACAAGGAAATtagaaattagtttttttacttGCACATGTAAAAAAGACATGcaaagcatttgtttttcttttgtgagtGTACGGCTTGGGCCTGAGTGCATGAGCTGTTCTGCTGTGAACTCTTTGGAAGCTCacccttgttgttgttgttgttgtctctcCCTGCCCTGCCCCTCTGCAGCAATGTGTCGGCTCAATCTGTGAGAAGTACGGCCTGGAGGTGTGTACCTGTGCCAGTAAGGATGGCAAAGATGACACAGAGCTGTGCCACGTCTGCTGTATGGAGAGAAGTAAGCCATGTGTCCATAGTGAACATTGTGGAGCTTTTTGCCAATATAACAGAATTGCATACATTTCCCCTTTGCTGAAGACAAATTAAGCTTGTGGTCGAAGTTCTGTGGCTGAATATCAAAGTATACAGCCAGGGATGGATTttgttattacttttttttttccactcttGTATAGCAGTTCTGCAACTCAATATCAAACTTGCTGTAGCAAGTTGTGAATGTACCTTTATCTGATCCATCAATTAATGTATTGGTATGCTAGAAAATCTTAGAATGAtaattttttttacagattAACAGAAGCCACAATctccacaatatatatatatattaatttatttattttaagaacaaGAAATTAAGCCTTTTTTCCCTAACTACACCCATGCATTCTCCCTCATCTCTCCCAGTGAAACCACAGACCTGTAGCAGCACAGGGTCTGAGAAGTGGCAGAGGTTCTTCAACAAGAAGGTGACAACGCTGCAGCCCGGGTCTCCCTGCAACGACTTCAAGGGCTACTGCGATGTGTTCATGAAGTGCCGTCTGGTGGATGCCGACGGACCCCTGGCCAGGCTGAAGAAAGCCATCTTCAACCCGGAGCTCTACGAGAACATCGCCGAGTGGATTGTGGTGAGTATCTGGTGGTCTCTGTTTCACAGTGTGGTGTGTTTTAAACTGCACACGTTTCAAGCGGCTGTGATGGATTGTGCGGTGCGCTGGGTCCAGGCCAGAGGTGGTTACTGATTTCTGCAGCACGTGCAGCCCTGGACATGGCAATAGGAAACTCAAAGGGTGCCTTGCTGGAATTTCTCCCTTGATACTTCTCCCTCAGTAACGCTTTCCTTCCCTGTGTTCTGCAGGCGCACTGGTGGGCTGTGCTTTTGATGGGAATTGCCCTGATCATGCTGATGGCGGGCTTCATTAAAATCTGCAGTGTCCACACCCCCAGCAGCAACCCTAAACTGCCTCCTCCCAAACCACTGCCAGGTgagtgctgcccagagccgagagCACCACGCTCCGGCAGCGTCCAGTTCCGCTTAGAACTTTGAACAGTTCTGCGAAGGAACCTCTCCCGTGAAGATCCTGTTGTGTATAGTGCTATAAAAGGTGTCTTCAACTAGATGACTGTCATGAACACTGTACATGCTGACAATATGTGTACCTTCGAAAAATTAGCTAGAATGTATGTAAGTATTTTCGTGTAGAATCCAggcacaacattttttttatgcatGTTAAATGACGATTCCTTGACAGAGAGGAAGGAAATGGCTTCTTTAAGAGAACCTGTCCAATCGAAGGTTTCAGCACTCGTGAAACGGTATTAGCTATCAGCTttctgttattaaaagaaagatatataaaagcaaaataaatactaatGAGAAAGTAATTCACTTTAAGCTAGAAAGCTGTGTTTTTGCAACACAGGACTGAGGGTGATTTAAAACTAAACGGAGAAGACGTTTCCCTCTCTGCATTTGTTTGGTTTCTGCCTTGCTGCCTGTGGGGGTTAGGGGAGGTGCCTGGCGCAGTGTGCCGGGGCGAGGTCCGGGCAATGGGGGTGATGCTGCTTTCTGTCTACACACAGGCACTCTGAAGAGGAGACGACCCCACAACACTAACCCACAGCCCCAGCGCCAGAGGCAGCCCAGAGAGAACTATCAGATGGGACAGATGAGACGCTAAGCTGGAGCATTTTGCCTTGGTTCTTCCTAGTGCCTACAGTGGGAAAACTTCACTCCAAAGAAAAACCTGCATCAGTCATTGTCCTCGACACATAAACTCAAATGGCAGAcaaagcaagcaagcaaacaaacaaacaagtgtgacaaaaatagaaaataaacacCACTGCTCTTGGACCCGTCGAAGCTGAGGAAGTTGCACAGCTTTCATTGTTGAATGGCTTCATCTCTTAAAAGCTCTCAGTGacgaaaggaaaagaaaaatcgCTGATTTCCGTTGTAATGTGGTCTCAACTtgctttttccattttaaattttttttttttttttttcttagtggAATGGCAGTCTTTTTCTGAATGGTGTAGCTATAGTACTtcctctttttcatttttcttatcCTCCTCGTCTTTGCTTTATTTCCTCTTCtttaaaatagttatttttccATGCAATGTCCTCCTTTGCAGCTGATCATGACTGCAGGTGAACCTGTGTTTTGCTGCCAATCAAGGCCAGGAAG
The genomic region above belongs to Amia ocellicauda isolate fAmiCal2 chromosome 4, fAmiCal2.hap1, whole genome shotgun sequence and contains:
- the adam10a gene encoding disintegrin and metalloproteinase domain-containing protein 10; the protein is MNLIDMVFVKLLVFLYCARNTAGHYGNPLSKYIRHYEGLSYDTEALHLKHQRAKRALSHQDQFVHLDFHAHGRHFNLRMKRETSLFTPDFKVEMSAEEMDYDTSHIYTGEIYGEQGSMSHGSIVDGKFEGFIHTRQGTYYVEPSERYMKDREVPFHSVIYHEDDINYPHKYGPEGGCADRSVFEKMKKYQASGVDAMPKESSPVQEEQPEGPVLLRKRRAAQVEKNTCQLFIQTDHLFFKYYGTREAVIAQISSHVKAIDSIYQTTDFQGIRNISFMVKRIRINTTSDEKDKTNPFRFANIGVEKFLELNSEQNHDDYCLAYVFTDRDFDDGVLGLAWVGAPAGSSGGICEKSKLYSDGKKKSLNTGIITVQNYASHVPPKVSHITFAHEVGHNFGSPHDSGTECTPGESKSPDLKEKGNYIMYARATSGDKLNNNKFSICSIRNISQVLEKKRGYCFVESGQPICGNGLVENGEECDCGYSDQCKDQCCYDANQAENVKCKLRPGKKCSPSQGPCCTAQCSFKSSSDKCREESECAEQGNCSGKTAQCPTSEPKANFTACHGETQVCLNGQCVGSICEKYGLEVCTCASKDGKDDTELCHVCCMERMKPQTCSSTGSEKWQRFFNKKVTTLQPGSPCNDFKGYCDVFMKCRLVDADGPLARLKKAIFNPELYENIAEWIVAHWWAVLLMGIALIMLMAGFIKICSVHTPSSNPKLPPPKPLPGTLKRRRPHNTNPQPQRQRQPRENYQMGQMRR